The segment CAAGGACCAaagaaccaagagaaaaaaattctcaagactaaatactatacattttatttcctctcaaATTGACTGTTTCTGCCATTACAATTTTTGGTAGGTTACGGTACTTGgcttctttttaagtgtattattagGTGACAAAAGATAACAGGTCCATTTGttagtttaataaacatttattcctttAGTCGAACCACCTCTACACATAAAGTTAGGTATGGTTTAGGATCTCTTTCTGAGTGAAAAAAATTCAGATCTAAAGGGGTTTTAAGCTGGTTTTCTGGAAATCACCTCAGCCTTAAacccttgaaaaaaaataaaaactggttcGAAGACAACCAGCAGTTAGATTTTGAAATCATACTAGATTACATCAGCAAACTTAGAACTGGGGCAATTCCTCTTTATTTGCTACACACTCAAGCTCACCCTGGGAAACAAACTTCATCTACTGCAAGACAAGAATGTGGTGGTATGCTTAACATCAAGCTGGGCATAAATGATGGCTTGGCGAGTTTATGGAATGACAAGGATTTTGAGGGGTTAGAGCAAAGATGAGAAGGGACCGTGGAAAACACATTAAGGATGAGATTGTAAACTATAAACTTGTACTGACACCAACTACAGGACTTTTCTCAGTAGCCTGTGGGAGTGGGTAAGATGGGTTAACCCAAGAGAACATACTTTGCTAATGGGTTCAAAATGGTCATGAACACCAATTAACACCATTTAAATGATAAAGCATTTAAAACTGATCTAAGCCAACTTTTTTACCCTCACACTTAAAAGGTTATGATGGCCACCAGTTTCCCAATCCTAGCATTAGATGGGTTACTAGCTTACAAATCTCAAGGTAAAGTGTTCTCATTTACCCAATGTTCAATTTCCACCAGTTTTAACGTAAATCAGTGTAAATACCATTACTGACTGCTTTGTAGGAAATTCGGTATTCTAACAGATCCCATGGAGTCATGGAATAGAACCAGGAGCCTCCACCTTTTATGTGATACTCACTCAATGGTACTGTGTAGACCAAGGCAATTTTGCTTTGGTTAAGcaggatttattttcatttctaagaaaATCCTCTTGCAACAGGTTTATTCAATTCACCTAAAAATGGTGGCATTTTTTACTATTCTTTCAGAAGCAGCAGTTACATGAATCGGATATTGGACTCAACCTAAAAATGTGGTTCCTAGTTAACATTTTTCTGCATATCATCATGATAAAAGATTAGGATATTCTTCACGTTTCCAAgcaaaatccaatttaaaaagctTGTTCTTACCACCCCCCCAAGAACAAACATTTGAGAGTAAACCAGCAGAGCATAACATCACCCCAATGAAGCTGTAGGTTTCATTACATGCACCAACAAATCTACATGGCTAGCTTCTGCATTCCACTTTTACAGAATTTATTTTACACCTATTATACCAAACAGCATTTAAACACTGACATATAAACTCCCTAATAAGATAAAGCAAAAGACACAAGTGTTTATCTTATTAGAAACAAGATACACCATCACTTATAGTCTTAAACATTATTGCACTTTAACTTTCATAATTTGACAATGCATTCATGGAACAATCTGCAGACAACTAATTTTAACAGACAAATTAAAGAACACTTTTAAGCAGACATGACTGTCCTAAATTGTTTATTAGGTAAGAATTTTACAAACATTACTTGTATTAACGGTAACggtggagctggagagtattgcGTCTTCTCCAAGCCGCACGGCGAGAACCACCAATAGTGTGGTGGAACTTGTGACCCTTTCCGAGGCCACGGCTCTTGCGGCCTGCAGATGTCAGCCCTCGCATCTCCCTGTGCTTGTGAACTGGTTTGGTGATCCACTGGGTGTCAGGATTTCTTCTGATAGCTTTATGGAATGGATCGATAAGGATAACCTCAAAgaatttgtatgtggaatcttcGCCAACCCAGTAAGAATTCAAGACTCTCAGAGCCCCACAGTGGCGTCCAGCTCGCTCctagaataggaaaaaaagaccCCAAGGTCAGCCTTCCATTTCCCATAGTAGGAAATGAGGAAGAAGTCTCTTTAATTTACACACTAGACAAAGACATAGGCCGTTCACTTAAGCACTCAAGTATTTTACTAAGCATCTCCCCAGAGGCTAGGACCCAAAATATAAGGAAGACTTACTAAAATAACCCATGTAAACATTCTTAAGATTGATTTGAAACCATTGTCTATTATCCCCCTCTCCGATATATGGCCAACAAAATTGAGGAACCTTATCTTTTCCTAACACAACTgagggatcagcaaacttttcaTGTGAAAGGTAACATTTAGCCtattattttaggctttgcaggccccAATGGTCTCTTGAGTGTAAGtcgtttttgccttttcttttaaaaacaaaaacatttttagctTACAGAGGGCAACGAGGCCCTTGTGTGGTCAACCTCTGGGACAGAGTACAGCTTCATTTACTAACCGAGAAAGACAACTTATGACCGGAACATAGAAAATTAGCCATATCAATAAATGCACAGCTTATACGCATCTGGGAAATGTGCTCTTTAAGACAAAAGTTTACCGCCCTTCAAAAGCTCAGGTTCCAAGGTTCACGCTAATCATAAAACACTTTCCGTTATACACAAAGACAGGTTAGTAACGAAGACTCTTGGGACAGCAACACTTTACCAAGACTGAAGTAAACACAATGGGGCTCAAGTTATCAATCAGAGTCCTCCACCATCTCCAGGTGATCGATACAACTGCTACTAAAAGATCACTTACCTCTGCAACAGACTGGAGGCTTCGGGCAAACTTCAGCTGGTTGACACCGTGATGGACAGGCTTGCCATAGGTAGCACCCTTAGGAACTGGGCGTTTGCGGCCACCACGTCGCACACGAATCCGATATATGACATAACCTGTACAAACAAATTTACAGTGGCCTTGTAAAAGACGTAAGAATGGAAGACTCCATGACTTGCCACTAAATGCTGCAACATCAAATATATTTCAGATCATAAGCCGCATATGTATCCgatgaaagtaaaacaaataccCATCTAAGACTTAttctaaaaatgaacacattcctGGGTTTTACAAAGTACTCTACGTTGATCACACAGGGAGATTAACTTCTCATTCCCactttatgcttttgttttgcttcagtCCAGACTCCTACAGATTTGTAATCTAAGACACTCTCGCTACTTTAGACGACTCTGTCCAGGGTTTACCCGTCAGCAACTTCCGGGCTTTTTGCCAAGCCGAAAGCAGTTACCAACAAAGCCTTAAGTGATGGAAGGCACTGGGGCATATACCTCTAATTACCGGTTTCTAGAATTTCCCCAAGAACAAACTTTATTTAAGCATCCACGCAGAGTCCGCTCACCTTGCTTGGCCTTGTAACCCAGTCTGCGCGCTTTATCGGGCCGGGTTGGGCGGGGGGCCCTGTGGAGCGCAGAAAGCTGGCGATACTGCCAGCAGCGCACCCTGAGAAGAAAGCGCATTACGTCGGACTGCTTCTTCCTCCATAGCTCCTGGATGTACTTGTAAGCGCCCATCTTGGCTTACCTTTGAACTAAAAAACatcatgcatttaaaatatgGCAAGATTGCGTCCATCTTAGTTCCCCACCGGCCAGAAGGGAACCACGGAGGCTGAAAATGGCTATGCAAGAAATGCAAAGGCTAGCCTGCCCAACCCCCACTTCCGTGCCCAAGGAAAGCAGCGCTGTCACCCCTGCGACCCCAGTACGGAGCAGCGCAGAGAGGCAATCGGTACATTTTTGTTGGACACATGAATGGCATTAGACTTGGAAACTGATGGGGGCTGAGGGCTGCGGCAGGCGGCGTCCCCGAGGGCTTGGCCTGCAAAGAGAGCTCGCAGACACGACAGGGAAAAAAGTGCTACAGCCGCTGCCTCCAAGGTTAACTCTTGAGGAAAAAGCCCTTACTCCACCCAACCCGCAGGCCTCGCTTTAAGACCCTCTGGGCCCGGCCTCCCATCCCTCAGCCCCATGCTTCCTTTCCCTTCACGCTCCAGGCCCCGCTCGAATTCGCGCCGCCATCACATCGCCCCAGCCCATTCCGGGGGCCGCCTCTCCACGCCCGCGCAGCCCCGCATCCTGATCGAACTCGCGCCACACAGAAGACAGGAGGAGCTCCGAGGACGCAGGGTCCCCGAGTCTGGATGGCCGAGTCGAAAGGAGATCAGCGGCGGATGAAACAGCGAATACCACCAACACAGCCTACCTGATGGCTGTCGCCAGACGGAAAGGAAAGAGCCTTTCTCCCACAGTGCTTTTTGGGCTCCTCCCCCACATCGGCGAGCCTCTTTCCGGTGAAAGGCTGTGGCCTTATGGGACATGTAGTTCCGGCAGCGAGCTTAGTGGGCGGAGTTCGGTCGGGATTGGGCGCAGCCTCCCCTATTGTCCCGCCCCCTGTTCCTCAGGGTTTGAGTTTGAGAGGCAGGGGCAGCTCAAAGGGCGAGAGTGGGTGGCTGGGCCTCTGCCGGCGAGCGTCCGTGACCGTGCTGCAGCCGGGAGGAGGCAAGTTGGGGGCGGGGCTCTGGTGGCCGAAGCCAGTGGTGGAGCCGCGCTGTCGGAGCGCCGCTGCTTTTGGAGTCTGCGGAGGTGTACAGGTCTGTGCCTTGAGGTCAGAGGGACCGCCTCACGCACCGTAGGCTTTCCACTTGAGATCCGGGGCGAATTCCCCGGTGCGGCGCTGTCCGTGCCCCTTTTCCCTCTAGCCTGAGCCCCGAGGCTGTGTGACAGACCCTCGCGACGCTGCCCGAGGCTCTGTGGCAGACCCCCACGACGCTGCCCCAGCCACCAAATAAGACGTTCGGGGTGTCAGGGCTTCGCGGGTGGGGGCGCGCGCCTCGCCTTCGGGCTTCAGCCTACGCAGGCCCCGGTTCGGAGGGATTTTGCCCTAAAGacggtgggagggtggggaactGGGGGGCTAGGGAGGGGAGCACGGGCGGCCGGGCGCCTTTCCATGACCGTGCCTTTCCTCTGTACCGACTTTCTCCCAGATTTGCTACGTCAGAATCATAGTTTTTATAGGAAggcaaaatgtttatttttgcctaaAATGTTATGACCTGCTTGGCAGGTGCGAGCGTTTCGGGAGGAAATGCCGAGAAAATGCGTTTTGCTGCGTTCTTTGTTGAAAAATTGTTTACCAGTTTTTTGCgtctccagaatattttcatttttgatgcaGTCACGTAGTTTACCTTTTAATACCTGTTTGGGTTATTTCCCCCCCTTattacctttttgtttgtttgtttattaatcgTAGCTTTACCATTCCAAGAATCCTCACATGGATCATTGACTCAGTCAGCAAATATTGATGAAATGGTTAATACGTGCCAGGTAGTGTCCCAGCTTCTGGGGATGCAGCAGTAGTCAACGTGAAAATTCTAGCTTTCTTGGAAATGGGCAATAAACGTAAATCAGATATGTATTATATTTGGTGATAAGTACTAAAGAAACATTTAAGGGAGGGAAGGGATAGTGAGTGTGGGCGTCAAAATTTTTGGAAGGAATATTCAGGATGAGTCTTCCTGAGAAATAACATTTGGGAAAAAAGATCTGAAGGATGTAAGAGATGTAGGGACTGATTTTAGTCAAATGGGAAAGTGCTGGAGGCTAGAGTATGCCTGGATTCATACAAAAACAGCAATCTGCCGCAAGGGAAACTAGCCTATGATATGAGGTGAAGGTTCTTAGGAGGACTTTGGGTTTTCACACTGTCTGAATTCAAAAACTATTGGAagattttgagtttattcatctctacacccaacatggggctggaactcaggagctgaagatgaagagtcacatgttcttttgactgagccagccaggcacccaaaaaGTATTGGAAGATTTCAAGCAGACGGGTGACTTCttgtgatttacattttttaaaggattctttGGATTGCAGCTCTGAGGCCAAAAGAGGGGAAAAAGTTGAAGCAGAGAGACTAGGAGGTTGTATTAGTTTCCTTGTGCTGATTACAGAAAATATACTGGCTAAGACAACACAAATTTGTTCTCTTACACAGGTCAGATATCTCCGTAGGCTAAAATCAGATTGCTGCattccttttatgtattttttttttaaagttcgtttatttattttgagagggcgtgcatgaatgggggagggtcagagagtgaggacaaaagagaatcccaggcaggctccacactgttggcacagagccaaGCAGGGGCTCAGTCGGCCGGGGCCCTGTCTCACAAccccatgagattatgacctgagctgagatcaagagtcagggtttaagggactgagccacccaggtgccctgctgtgTTCCTTTTAGAGAaactaggggagaatccatttgcCTAAGCTTTCCAGTTtttagaggccacctgcattcttTGGCTCCTGACCccttcattttcaaagccagcaggaTAGAatcttcatatcttttttttttttaatttttttaaacgttttatttatttttgagacagggagagacagagcatgaacaggggagggtcagagagagggagacacggaatctgaaacaggctccaggctctgagctgtcagcacagagcccgacttggggctggaactcacggaccggaagatcatgacctgagccgaagtcggccgcttaaccgactgagccacccaggctcccctagaatCTTCATATCTTTGTTTCTGTCTGACAAACTTCTCTCCCTGTTAAAAGACACATGTGATTATACTGGGtccacctagataatccaggataatctctcgtTTTGAGGTTCTTAATTTAATCACAGCCACAAAGTACCTTCTactgtgtaaaataaaatactcgCAGGTGTTGGGGATTATGACCTAGGCATCATTGAGAGACCAGGTAAGGGAAGATAGTGCCTCTGACCACTGATGAGTGGTGGAGGTGGTAAGTAGTCCAGCGCTGGATGTGTTTCAAAGGTAGAGGATTTACTGATGGAGCAGATGTGGGGTGTGAGAAAAATGAGTCAAG is part of the Prionailurus viverrinus isolate Anna chromosome C2, UM_Priviv_1.0, whole genome shotgun sequence genome and harbors:
- the RPL15 gene encoding 60S ribosomal protein L15; translation: MGAYKYIQELWRKKQSDVMRFLLRVRCWQYRQLSALHRAPRPTRPDKARRLGYKAKQGYVIYRIRVRRGGRKRPVPKGATYGKPVHHGVNQLKFARSLQSVAEERAGRHCGALRVLNSYWVGEDSTYKFFEVILIDPFHKAIRRNPDTQWITKPVHKHREMRGLTSAGRKSRGLGKGHKFHHTIGGSRRAAWRRRNTLQLHRYR